Within the Herbaspirillum sp. RTI4 genome, the region CTCTGATCTGGCTTTGATCATTCCCAACTCACCAAATAAGGCCAGCGTACTCAGGGCTTCCTCCGCATCGAGTTTGCCAATCGCGTAGCCAACGTGCAGGATCACATAATCGCCTACTTCAACAGAATCGAGCAGTGCAATGGAAATTTCCTTGCGCACGCCATCGAGATCAATGACTGCCTGCTGATTCGGAAGTATTTCCACCACCAAAACCGGGATTGCTAAGCACATTGGATTACCTCATTTAAAAATTATGGAGAAGTCCCTGATGAAGAGTGTTGAGTACCGTCCTTCGATGGCGCCACCCAGTCACATCATCAGCGGTTCCTGGTTTGCCAGAGCGCAATCCGCCTGCAATTGCTGCCGTGCTACCCACGCCTGACCAAGCGCCGAGCCACTATCCCCGCAAGAAACTGTTTTCGGTAGCAATACCTTCAATCCGCGTCGGCTCAATCCTTTGACCAGGCGCTCAGTCAAAATGCGGTTGAAAAAACACCCTCCACCCAGTGCAATGATTTTTGCTCTGTGCAATCGAGCAGCCTGATCGGCCCACGCGATCAAGGCATCCGCCAATACCAGATGAAACAATACTGCGCCACGCGCTACGGTTTGCGGATCGCCACTATCCTCACAGGCAAACAAGTGCGCCAATAGCGGCAGCAAGTCGAGCTTGCCGTTAGCCTCCGGCACATAGCATCCGCTGTTCTCCGGCTCGCCATGCGCTACCAAATAGTCTGCGGCCATTTTTTCCAATGCCATGGCCGCTTCGGCTTCAACACTTTGCTTGACGCTAATGCCGAGCGCACCCGCTGCGGCATCGAACCAGCGGCCTGCACCGGTGGTCTGCGGACAATTGAATCCGCGTTGCAGCATGGTCTGCACCGTGCGTGCGGCCATGACTCCGACACTGGCTGAAAATCTGCTCGCAATTTCATCGCCGCGTCCCAATGCATGCAGCACTGCTGCCGCCATTCGCCACGGCTCACGCGCTGCCGCATCTCCCCCCGGCAATGCCAGCGCACCCAGATGGCCGATACGCCGCCATGAAGCTCCGTCTACCAATAACAGTTCCCCGCCCCAAGCCAGGCCATCCGTACCCAGCCCGACACCATCGAGCGCCAGACCGATTACCGGCTCCTGCAATCCATATTCGGCCATCAACACACCGATGTGCGCATGATGATGTTGAACCGCCATTGCCGGCACACCGAGCTCTCCGGCAATCCGCTGCGCCAATCGCGTGCTGAAAAAATCCGGATGCAAATCATGCGCGACTGCAACGATAGAACCATTTGCCTGCACCACCAGTTGCGCCACTGACTGCTCCAGGGCCAGTCGATTAGCGGGGTCCCCCAGATCCCCATGCACGGGAGACCAACACACGCCGTCGCTGCGCAACAGACAGGCGGTATTTTTGAGCCAGGCACCGCAGGCGAGTATCGTCCTCGAAGCTGCGATTGACGTCGTTGTAGTCGATGGCAGAGGCTGAAACAAGATGCTCAATCTCTTCCTGCTTGCGCTTTGAGTGCATGTAATTCGTTTTCAAGAGCGGCAATACGGTCCGCCAATACTGGCGAAGAGGACGCTTCCGAACCGATCAAACTGCGGTGTCCTTCCTCAATCCAGTCCAGCCATGCCGACATGCCCTGTCCGTTCGACGCGGATAACTGCAACACTTCAATTTGCGGATTAACACGCTTGGCATACTCAATGCAGCGCGCCACATCGAATTGCAGATAGGGCAATAAATCAGTCTTGTTGAGCACCATCAAACGGGCTGCGGCAAACATGTCGGGATACTTGAGCGGCTTGTCCTCGCCTTCCGTCACCGACAAAATCACGACTTTCGCCGACTCGCCCAAATCCCACATCGCCGGACAGACCAGGTTGCCCACATTTTCAATGAATAGAATGCCGCCCTGATGATTACCCTCATCAAGACCGCTTGTTTCCGCATGATCGTCGTGGTGGTGATGGTGATGATGCAAAGGCAGACGCGAGAATGCATCACTGACCATCAACGCATCCAGGTGACAACCTTTGCCGGTGTTGATCTGAATGGCCGGTGCGCCTGTTGCGCGTATGCGGTCTGCATCATGGCTAGTCTGTTGATCGCCTTCAATCACGGCAACCGGCAAATCGCCGGCGCGCAGTTTCAATGCTTCGATGGTGGCGC harbors:
- a CDS encoding carbamoyltransferase HypF; the encoded protein is MSILFQPLPSTTTTSIAASRTILACGAWLKNTACLLRSDGVCWSPVHGDLGDPANRLALEQSVAQLVVQANGSIVAVAHDLHPDFFSTRLAQRIAGELGVPAMAVQHHHAHIGVLMAEYGLQEPVIGLALDGVGLGTDGLAWGGELLLVDGASWRRIGHLGALALPGGDAAAREPWRMAAAVLHALGRGDEIASRFSASVGVMAARTVQTMLQRGFNCPQTTGAGRWFDAAAGALGISVKQSVEAEAAMALEKMAADYLVAHGEPENSGCYVPEANGKLDLLPLLAHLFACEDSGDPQTVARGAVLFHLVLADALIAWADQAARLHRAKIIALGGGCFFNRILTERLVKGLSRRGLKVLLPKTVSCGDSGSALGQAWVARQQLQADCALANQEPLMM
- the hypB gene encoding hydrogenase nickel incorporation protein HypB, with the translated sequence MCVVCGCSKEEGPGQSGLMQHEDSVHEHDHDHAHGHIHSHAHGHAHDEASRHAKHSHSHEHVAVDAASGDLHFGAGLAKVSVPGMSQSRAIRLEQDVLGENNRHAAHNREHFSGHGILALNLVSSPGSGKTTLLCATIEALKLRAGDLPVAVIEGDQQTSHDADRIRATGAPAIQINTGKGCHLDALMVSDAFSRLPLHHHHHHHDDHAETSGLDEGNHQGGILFIENVGNLVCPAMWDLGESAKVVILSVTEGEDKPLKYPDMFAAARLMVLNKTDLLPYLQFDVARCIEYAKRVNPQIEVLQLSASNGQGMSAWLDWIEEGHRSLIGSEASSSPVLADRIAALENELHALKAQAGRD
- a CDS encoding HypC/HybG/HupF family hydrogenase formation chaperone; this encodes MCLAIPVLVVEILPNQQAVIDLDGVRKEISIALLDSVEVGDYVILHVGYAIGKLDAEEALSTLALFGELGMIKARSEEVFL